From the Neobacillus sp. PS3-34 genome, the window GTTTTACTCGAATCTTGGAAAATCCATTTTCAAAGCGAAAATGTGGCAAGAAGACGGTTTTTGCTCTCAAAATTCATTTTTGGGAGCTATTTAATGTGAATTGGACAAATTCGGGTATGAAAAAAGTGACAGGCACCTTCCAGTTAGCTGGAAGGTGCCTGTCACCAATAGTTAATAGCTTTTGTAGCTGATGTGGTCCCACATTTGGGTAATCCAATAGCCTCCGCCAAGGCCATACTGGCCGCCATGGCTTCGGTCTGTGGTATACACTCGATAGGTTTCACCTTTATTTAGGACTCTAACAACGTTCATTTTTCCGTTGTTTTCTCTTTTCCAAAGGTTCATAGGTTTTGTTACTGTGACATAGCCTATTTCTTTTTTGGCCTTTCGGGAACATGGATGCCGTTGCACCATATTGGGCAATCGACCGGTAGCTGACATAGGAATTCATATTTGTAATCCATGCGCCGCCGCCTACCGCATACTGCCCACCATGAAGCTTATCAATATTGTACACTTTGTAAACTTCACCTGGATTGAGGATTTTACTAAAGCGTACTTGATGATTTTCATCCCTTGTCCAAAGGTTAATCCGTTTGGAAATTTTAACAAAACCAATTTCCTTTGTTGCTTTTGGTTTTTCCGATCCAATAATGGTAAACGTACTGAACTTCTCAACCCAGACAGCGATTCCTGTTGGGTTGCCGTTTTTATCGTATACCACTTCACCTTTATCAACCTTGATTTCTCCATCACTATGCTGAATGTGGACTGACAAGGTTTTAAGGAATTCCGCCAGCTGCTTTTTGTCTTGTGGCAGGGCAGTTTGATCGAGTGGAACAACGACTTTTGTATGGCCATTGAAGTTTGTTTCAACCTCTACTGGTTCAGAAACTAGCTTGGCAGCAGGATTAGCTTGTTTTACCAACGCCTCTGTATTCTTATAACTGATTGAATCCTTCAATTTTTCCATCCGGAAGAAAAGGTCTTGGCCATTTGCCATAAGCTGTTTGACTGTATCGAGAGGAACCTCAACAGAAGCTTTTTCCGACTGAATCTTGATGTTTATATTGTTTTCACTCAGCTTGGCGACTGCTTCCTTCTTGATTCCTACTTCGATCAGGTCTGATTTGTCTTTTTCTGGTTCAACAACGACGATGGTCGCGGTGTTCTTATTTGCTTTTACCGCTTGCTCGATTGTTTCGTTTGCTTTTTGTTCGTCAAAGTTGATCGAATCCTTCTTAGCACCATCTTTTTCTGTTGTTCGGACAATTTCTACCTTCGCAGCTTGTGTACCATCTTCTAAAACAACAGGGACTACTCTTACATCCTTGTTGGGAATTGGTGCCGGCTCATAAATGGCCAGCGTGCCTCCGGAAATGGCAACTGGCGAGATTTCCTGTCCCTGGGCATCTGAAAACAGAATATTTCCTTGTTGCGCCTTATCGATCTCTAATTTTGTATTTCCGGTTAAAGCATTGCTTTTTAATTTGAGTTTAATCGTAAATAATGTTTTTGCCGACGTGATCGGATGATTGCCGCCGCTGCTGTCCACCCAAACTGTTTTCAGCCAGCCATCATTATTATTGATGTTTGAAACAAAACAGCCGTTTTCATCGCTGCCGCAATCACTATTACTTGTTCCGTGCTGCGGCTTAATTTCGGCTACCTCTATTTTACTTTTATCAAATTCAAGCTGCATCTGGTAAGAGGCGATGGGAGTCGTTGGTGTATTGATTGCAACCGGAACCTCGACGATATCCCCTTGTGCGCCAGCTACGTTTGAAATCGAAACAGTAAAGGGCTGCTGCGGTTGTAATACATCGGCTTTTATCGCCGTTATGGTAGAGACAGTGAGAATGATGGCGAATAATCCGCTCATGATTCGCTTTGAACCTAGTAATTTACGTAACATCTAGTAACCTCCTATCCGTTTGTTTTTATGGAGTATGACTTCCGATATACTGATATGTTCCATTGGGATAAAGGCTCCACTGGTAGGGCTGATAGGATGGCATCCCACCTGCGAAATTTTTCTTCCTCACCATTGTTCCATTTTGGGACAAAATGGGTGCAGTGCCGTTAGGATCACCAATAGCGTCAACCACAACTCCGTTTTTCTTAAGGACAAATGCGACATTTACAATTCCATTGCCGGACAGTGTAGCTTCCTCGTTGTAGTAAGGAGCATTTGTTATGTCAAAAAAATCATAGAATATGTTGTCAATAATGATATAGGGCATATTTGGTTGCATCGGATATAATGGCATCGAGTTAACAAGCTTTTTATTTTGGATTTTATTATATTGATAGATCTCCAATGTGTAGCCAGCTTCATCCGCTATGCCTTTATTATAGATTTCAATGGCTACTCTGCCGTTATCACTCTGCAAATACTCCGAAATAAATCCTGGCCCATTTGGCTCTTGTATGGCCGAAATCTTCATATTATCTGATTGAATTTCGTTACCGCTCTCTGTTGCCGTACCTAGTGCCGTAATGCTGAAATTGGAAATATCCTGGTCAAAGTCGCCCGTCATAATCCAAAATAAGATAAGCTTCATTTCCCATAATTAATGCCGGTCCAAGCTTTAGACCTGCAGGAGCATTATTTAATTTAAAATCAACCTCTGACGCCGATTGATTGAAGTTATCTCCATCCAAAGTTAATAAAATAGTAGCAGCATGCAGATTAGCTTCTGTTAACGCATCTCTATCAAATAACGAAGGCGTTAGTGTGACATTTTTTGAGGCTGTTACAGTCACTACAAAGGTTGTTGTGGCTGATGCACCATGGCTGTCAGTCGCTGAAACCGTAATCGTTGCCCTGCCGGCGGCTGCTGGTGTGACCGCTAAGCTGTTGCCCGAGATGGCTGCTGTTGCGATATTGGCATCGCTGGAAACGGCGGTATAAGTTAACGTATCGTGATCAGCATCTGAGAAAACTGCTGAAAGATCGACTGTGCCAGGTGCAGAGCCTGCGTTTGTACTAATGTCTGCAATGCTGTGTGCGACGATTGGCGCAGCATTCGGGTTTGTTACGTTTACTTTGAAGGAAGTACTTTCAACTCCGCCATTTCCATCTGCCGCCGTGATGGTGACCGTTGCCGTGCCAATTACACCAGGTGTGAGCTTGAGGCTTGCCCCCGTCATACTTACAGCTGCAATAGCTGGGTCGCTTGTTTTGACGCTATATACGAGTGGATCGCCATCGACGTCTGCGAACACATTTGTTAAGTCGAAGCTAAGGTCTGCTGTTCCCGCTGCCATTGATTGGTCTGAGATTGTATTGGTAACGGCAGGTGCGTCGTTTACCGCATCAATCATGACTGAGACAGTAGCCGTCGTTGATTCGCCAGTTCCGTCGCTTATTTTAAAAGTAAATGAATCCGTGCCAGTGGCATTGCTATGTGGTGTGTAAACAAATGTACCTGTTTTAGGGTTGATGGTGACGTTTCCTTTTGAACCGTCATTTACCAGGTGATAAGTTAACTCTGTATTGTCGATGTCGCTTCCGGAAAGCTGGCCATTTTTCGGCGTATCTTCTGTCACGTCCAAGGTTCCGTCATGTGCCGTTGGCGCGTCATTTACCGGTGTAACATGGATGGTGACTGTCACTGGTTCAGAATCGCTCATGCCATCGTTTACTTTATAAGTAAAGGTATCGTCCCCGTTAAAATTGCTATCCGGTTCGTATTTGAAGCTGCCATCGCTGTTCAGGACAAACGAGCCATGGTTCGTGCCAGAAACGAGCATTGCAGACAGAGGATCATTTTCCACATCAGAATCATTGTTAAGGACGCCTGTATTGCCTGTAATCGCTAGGGAAGAATCCTCGGCTGTCGTGAACTGATCTGGCGCCGCAACTGGGGCATCATTTACTGCGTCAATCGTGACTGAGACAGTAGCCGTCGTTGATTCGCCAGTTCCGTCGCTTATTTTAAAAGTAAAGGAATCCGTGCCAGTTGCATTGCTATGTGGTGTGTAAACAAATGCACCTGTTGTAGAGTTGATGGTGACGTTTCCTTTTGAACCGTCATTTACCAGTTGATAAGTTAACTCTGTATTGTCGATGTCGCTTCCGGAAAGCTGGCCATTTTTCGGCGTATCTTCTGTCACGTCCAAGGTTCCGTCATGTGCCGTTGGCGCGTCATTTACCGGTGTAACATGGATGGTGACTGTCACTGGTTCAGAATCGCTCATGCCATCGTTTACTTTATAAGTAAAGGTATCGTCGCCGTAAAAATTGCTATCCGGTTCGTATTTGAAGCTGCCATCGCTGTTCAGGACAAACGAGCCATGGTTCGTGCCAGAAACCAGCATTGCAGACAGAGCATCATTTTCCACATCAGAATCATTGTTAAGGACACCTGTATTGCCAGTAATCGCTAGGGTAGTATCCTCGGCTGTTGTGAACTGATCCGGCGTCGCAGCTGGTGCATCGTTTACCGCGTCAATCGTGACTGAGACAGTTGTCGTCGTTGATTCGCCAGTTCCGTCGCTTATTTTAAAAGTAAAGGAATCCATGCCAGTCGCATTGCTATGTGGTGTGTAAACAAATGCACCTGTTATAGAGTTGATGGTGACGTTTCCTTTTGAACCGTCATTAACCAGGTGATAAGTTAACTCTGTATTGTCGATGTCATTTCCGGAAAGCTGGCCATTTTTCGGAGTATCTTCTGTCACGTCCAAGGTTCCGTCTAAAGCAGTTGGCGCGTCATTTACCGGTGTAACGTGGATGGTGACTGTCACTGGTTCAGAATCGCTCGTACCATCATTTGCTTTATAGGTAAAAGTATCGTCGCCGTAAAAATTGCTATCCGGTTCGTATTTGAAGCTGCCATCGCTGTTCAGGACAAACGAACCATGGTTCGTGCCAGAAACGAGCATTGCAGATAGAGCATCATTTTCCACATCAGTATCATTGTTAAGGACACCTGTATTGCCGGTAATCGCTAGGGAAGAATCCTCGGCTGTCGTGAACTGATCCTGCGCCGCAACTGGGGCATCATTTATTGCGGCAATCGAGACTGCGATAGTTGCCGTGTTGGACTCGCCGGTAACGTCACTAATTTTATAAGTAAATGAATCCGTGCCAGTTGCATTGCTATGTGGTGTGTAAACAAATTCACCTGTTGTAGGGTTGATGGTGACGTTTCCTTTTGAACCGTCAGTAACCAGGTGATAAGTTAACTCTGTATTGTCGATGTCGCTTCCGGAAAGCTGGCCATTTTTCTGCGTATCCTCTGTCACGTCCAAAGTTCCGTCCTGTGCCGTTGGCGAGTCATTTACTGCGGCAACATTGATCGTAACTAAGATTGGTGCAGATTCCTTGGAACCATCGTTTACTTTGTATGTAAAAGTGTCGACACCGTTAAAATTGGCATTGGGCTGATAGGTAAATGAGCCATCGTTTTTAAGAGTCAGTGCTCCGTTCACTGGCTGTGTAACAGATGAAACGGATAACGTGTCATTTTCGATATCAATCACATCAGCTGCTAAACTGGCTGTTACATTTAGTTCCGTATCCTCGTTAACACTGTAATCCTTAGGTAATCCTAATGGCGCATCATTTATATTCCTCATTGAAATGATGTAATTATTATCTGTTAATGGAGGAGTGTTTGAGCCGTTCTTTTGGCTGGCGATCAACGTCATAAGGGCAAGGACATCGGCATTCGTTACGCTGCCATCTTTGTCGATATCGTACTTTTTTAATTCCTCAGGACTGACGATAATTAATCCCTTTGCTACTTTTGAAACAAAGAGGGCATCAGAGGAGCTAACCGTACCATCACCGTTTATATCTCCCGTTCTATCAATTGTTACTTGAAAGGTTTCAGTAATTGCAAGGCCAGTGTGGTCTGTAGCCGTAACAGTAATTGTTGTCGTACCGTAGCCCTGAATTGTTAATAAAAGTGCTTTATCGGAAACTGCGGCAGTCGCCACATTTTGTTGACTGGAAGCTGCGGATAAAGCCAGTGTATTGATGTCAAGGCGCGGGAAATGCTGGCCCATGTTAATGGAGACAGTCGATCCGTTTTCAGACATTGCTGACTTCGCCAGGAAAAATCCTCCGAAACTATGATATTACTATTTTGTGGACTTGGGGGTGCCACAGCTAAAGCATTGCTAATAGGCATTGCTGTTAAGGAAATCCCTAAAAAGACCGCGAGCCCTTTTTTACTCAATGGTAAAAATGTTCTATTTTTTCCTTCTCTCAACTAACTCACCATCCTAAAAAAGAACCAGGAAATTCCCATGAATATCCTGATTGTGATAATATTTTCAAGTATAATAGCATTTACCAATATTCTCAAGACAAAATTCGACACGAAAAGGGTGACAGGCACCTTCCAGTTAGCTGGAAGGTGCCTGTCACCCTTTTAAATGTGAAATATCCTTGAATTTTTATAAAATATTATTTTTTCTCATAATTTATGAAAATTTGATTTTGAAGGCGAAAAATGAAGAGGTAATGACACTGAAAAGGTAAAAGATTGAAGCTTTTTTAGAATAGATGACTGGAGAAAACCCAGATTATACGAGGAAATTCCTAATATGGAAAAATTTATTATACTAAGAAAATAAAAATCAGTCAAATTCTCCTTGAAAGAGAGAAAAAGCTGGGATAAATCGAGCGGAAAAAATATCTGTACAAATTATTGTCGAAATATGATAATAATGTCGAGAGGGATGAAATGGAATAATATAACAGTTAATTCCTATATCAAGAGTAGAAATGGATTACACTTTATTGATATAAATTGCTTTTGCCTACTTCAAAAACTTCAATCTCATCTAGAGGCGATCGATCGTCACGATGAACTTCTTTTTCCACCTTTACGATCCTTCACCAGGATAAATTAAAACCAAACCACTACATCTGCCACAGTGCCAACACTCAGAAAAAAACAAAGCAAAGATAATATAAGAATCGTATTATTCGAGACATCTGGATCCTGCCAATATTTACGCATGCTATTTCTTTTATGAAAAGGAGGTGAGGAGGATGTGAAAGAAAAGCTGCATTTAGCATCAAATTGCGTGGAAAACAAAACCCCCGGGCGATTCGTCATGGGTGACAGATCCCGAGGGCTTGTGTGTTGGGTATACCAACTAAGCTAGTATACCCTTTTTCAAAAGAATTGTAATCAAATAGGAGGGGAATTAGTGATTATTTTGGACAATTACATTATAAATGAAGAAACAGTGCTGCTTACGGGTGAGTATGATGACTTTGGAAACCTTTGGACAAGGGTTATTGAAGGCAAAAAAACATTTTTGGTGAGGATGCCGCCAATACAGCTTATCAATAAGACGTTGCTGCGCCTCGGCTCAAACTTTCAGGCAGCACGCCAAAGCTCAAAGGACTTACTTGGTGAAATCCATATGTACCCGATAAAGATTAATGCAACTCTCGGAATCTGGCTGTTTCCGACAAAGTCCTTTAACAAACCCGATTGCGTTTGGTTCTCTCTAATACATATTGGAAAGACGAGGGCGGTTGGCATACGTAAAACGGAAATAATGCTGAGCTATGGACATTCCTTCTGCTTAGGGATGAGGGAAAATGCCTTTAATAATAAGCGCCACAAAGCTCAGGAACTAAGGGAACTCATCTCCAGGAACTTAAGGAGCCCGCTGATTTTTTATGTCGAGCCCCGAAAAGGCTTCAGGATAATCGAAGGCCAAGGAAGAATTAAGAAGTACAGGATTAAAGAATAATGAGTGACAGGCACCTTCCAGTTGGCTGGAAGGTGCCTGTCACCCAAAAAAGGAGGAGAACGTTATGGCTAGAAAAAGAAGAGAGTGGGTTCCATATGCCTACCATCATATTTATTCGAGGGGGAACAACCGGCAGGATCTCTTTTGTGATGAAACAGATATGCAGGAGGCTTTCCGTCTATTGACGATGATTCACAAAGTCACCCCCATCTCCATCTCCGCGTACTGCATTATGACAAACCACTATCATTTCCTGTTAAAGTCAGAGCATGTATCCATTTCAAAAATCATGGCCGCTTTTAATAGAAGATATACGGACTACTTTAATCGTAAGTACGAGCATGTCGGGCATGTGTTCCAGCATCGCTTCAATAGCGACCCGATTCCATTTACCCTGGAGCTTCTCCGTGCAAGCAGATACATCCACCGCAACCCTATCGCCACCGAGCCCCCGATGGTCGCCCGTATGGAAGATTACCCCTACAGCAGTTATATGTATTACAAAAAATCCATCACCCCGCCTTTTCCATTCTTGAACCTTCAAGTTCTGTCCTCTAGTACATCCATAATAGCAGCTGAAGCGAGCCGTTTAAGTTATTGCCGTTATGTTGAGGAGGAGGAGTGACAGGCACCTTCCAGTTGGCTGGAAGGTGCCTGTCACCGAACTAAATCTCCGTCTACGTCTCAAGCCCTAGTTTTCTTTACTATCCTGGTCTGTAGAAAAAGGGACTGTTGTGGTGTATTGTTATGTTTAAGTGATCCGTTCCCATTATATGTGAATTTTTCATTAAGCAGTGAAACATTGCCCATAGGATTTACGTATAAATAGGTAGGGAAAACAGTCAGGAGTGGATGTAGTATGAACCCGTTTTTCTCTTTAATTGTCCGGACCTTTGTCGCCATCCCTGTAACGGCGATCGTATGGCTGTTCAGTTTTTTTGCCTTTGACCAACCCTTTTTTCTCGCATCAGCTTTTGGGATAGGCGGCGGGATTGTTGTCTGGTGGATCCTCAGTGTCATTACGAAAGTGCGCTTTTTAAAAAAGAACAGGCTGACAGGCAAAGAGTATCGCTATATTAAGAAAAACCTGGATGAAGCGAAAAAGAAAATCAAGCGCTTGAACAAAACGCTTTTTTCACTTCGCCAGCTCTCATCGCTCAAGGTAAGAATCGATCTTTTACGGATGGTAAAAAAAATATACAACATGACGAAAAAAGAACCGAAGCGGTTTTATGAGGCGGAACCGTTTTATTTTTCACATTTAGATTCGGTCCTCGAGCTGACAGAGAAGTATGTTTTCCTGTCGTCACAGCCTAAAAAGAATCGGGAAATAGACCAGTCACTATACGAAACGCGGCAATTGCTTGAGGAACTGACCAGGACTGTAGAAAGCGATCTTTACCAGGTCGTTTCAGCTGATGTTGAGCATCTCAATTTTGAAATTGATGTAGCAAAACGAACGATTAAAACACAAAAGGACTCCAAATTCATTGATCATAACAGGAGGTTAAAATGAGCGAAAAAAATGCCGATTTGTTCAACAGTACAGGCAATGTAATGGACGATATTCTCGCAAACCCATTTGGGGAAAATCCAAGTATGGAGCTCCATGAGGTAAAGCAGCCGAATACTTCGAAGCCTACAAGGCTTATTGACGTCATTCCTGAGGAAAATAAAGCAAAAGCATATCAGCTTGCGGAGCAGATTGATCCCAAAAACCATCAGGCCATGATTTCGTATGGCACGCAGGCACAGGAAAAGCTGTTATCCTTCTCACACACCATGCTTGAGCATGTTCAAAAAAAGGACATCGGTGAGGTTGGGGAAATTATCGGCGACCTTATGAAAAGGCTAAATGAAATGAGTCCGGATGAACTGCGGGCGGAGAAGCCATCCTTTTTTGCGCGCATGTTTGGGAAACTGTCAGGATCGGTCCAGGAAATATTGTCAAAATACCAAAAGACAGGTGCACAAATCGATCGGATTAGTGTAAAACTGGATCGAAGCAAGAATGTCCTTTTAAGCGATATTTCCATGCTGGAAAAGCTCTACGAACATAATAAGGAATATTTCCATGCTTTAAATGTGTATATCGCAGCGGGTGAGCTGAAGCTGGATGAGCTCCATGAAAAAACAATTCCGGCTTTGAGGAAGGGTGCTGAGGAGTCCGGGGACCAAATGAAGTTCCAGGAAGTAAACGATATGGTCCAATTTGCAGACCGGCTGGATAAGCGTTTGTATGATCTGAAGCTGAGCAGGGAAATTACGATCCAAAGCGCACCGCAAATCCGGCTAATCCAAAATACAAACCAGGCATTGGTCGAGAAAATCCAATCCTCAATCATGACGGCGATTCCATTATGGAAAAACCAGGTTGCGATTGCATTGACCCTGATCCGGCAGCGCCACGCCGTAGAGGCGCAGAAGCAGGTTTCGAAAACGACCAATGATCTATTGTTGAAGAATGCGGAGATGCTAAAAACCAACACAATAGAAGCGGCAAGAGAAAATGAGCGCGGACTTGTCGATATTGAGACATTGAAGAAAACCCAGGAAAGCCTGATTTCCACACTTGAGGAAACCTTGAGAATCCAGGAGGATGGCCGAAACAAACGCCGCCAGGCAGAACACGAACTGGCATCCATGGAACAGGAGCTCCGGCAAAAGCTGCTTGAAATTAAAAAATAATGGGTGACAGGCACCTTCCAGTCAACTGGAAGGTGCCTGTCACTTTTTACAGTCACTTTTTATAGTATTCTTAAATTCCATTCGTTGGAGATCTGTTTTAAAAGCATTACTCCAGCTGTGCTGTTGCCATATTTGTCTATGGCTGGCCCGTAACTCCGATGCCCCAAGGTGCTGATTCCGGTCTTTTATCGGATGGACTACCTATACTGGAAGGTATAGCTGCCATGATCCCGCCTGAAACTCCGCTTTTGGCAGGGATGCCGACAAATGCAGCGAATCTTCCCGAGTAGTCGTACATACCGCAGGTAAACATGAGTGTTTTTGTCAGGCTGGCAATTTCCTTTGTGAAAATTTGTCGGCCTGTTAATGGATAAACCCCGTCCCTTGCTAAAATTAATCCGATCACGGCAAGGTCTGTTACACTCAGCTCAATCGAGCATAATTTAAGGTACACTTCGATTGCTTCTTCCACATCGGATAACAGGAACCCCGTTTCTTTAAGCCAGTAGGCAAGGGAACGGTTCCGATTTGCGGTATTCCACTCAGACCAAAATACCTCTTCATTGATCACAGGTTTTCTGCCAATCATTTGCTCTATTAAATGAAGCAAACCTTCGACTTTCTCGCCTGGGGAGTCGCCCGGCAGCAGGGACGCTACCGTAATGGCTCCCGCGTTGATCATCGGATTAAATGGCCCGGATGGCTTAATTCTAAGCGGAAAATGGAGTTGAATGCATCACCAGTCGGTTCCACATCCACATAATTCAATACATGTGAAATGCCATGGAATGAACAGGCATGAATAAAGCTGATTACTTTTGAAATGCTTTGCAGGGTAAAGCCTTGGTCGGTATCCCCGGATTTAATGAGCGTTCCATCCTCAGAAAGCATGCAGATGCCTAGATGATTGCAGTCAGCTTTCTGGAGTGCGGGAATATAACTGGCACAAGAACCTTCAACAGTAAACGGTTTGAACTGATCAATCCATTCATCCAGTTTTTGCTTCATCAGTATAGATTTAAGAGAATCAGAGGTATTCAACAAAGAAAGCGCCCCTTTTCAACGATCTTTGCTTTCAGTGTAATCTCCTTAAATAGGCGTAGTAAATAAGGATAAATGAAAATTTGGTGACAGGCACCTTCTAAAAATATGGAAGGTGCCTGTCACCTGTAAATTTTTGTAGACATAACCATTTATTTACTATTAAAATTAAAAATGGATGAGAAAAAAATAATGCGCTCCAGGGGGAAAGAATGAAAAAATTCAATTTTGCTATTTTAATTGTCTTCATTTTATCTGCAGTAATGAACTTTGGCAGCAATACTGTCTTTGCGGCCACACAAACGATTAAGATGCTTGAGCCGAAGGTAACTATTTTAACAGGTGCCAGCAAAACGCTTAAGCTAAAAGTAACAAACGTCGACTTGAAAAAAGTTAAATGGAAGAGCAGCGCACCTGCAGTCGTTTCCGTTGATAGTAAAGGAACGATTAAAGGAGTCACAAAAGGAACCTCCAATGTAACGGCTTATGTGCCAAGCACTAAAATCACGGCGACTGCAATTATTACCGTTAATCAAAAGCCCTTGGATGCAAAGGCAGCCTTTGCTAAAATCAATCCCTCTGTTGTCTATATTGAAGCGCTGGATAAAGACAAGAAATCTATCAGCTCCGGAAGTGGTGTCATTGTCCGCAAAGATGGGGTAATCGCAACCAATTTTCATGTTATTGCTGATGTTACGGAAATCTACAGTGTTAATATCCGTTTAGCGAATGGTAAAGTCTACAATACTACCAAGGTACTTGGTTATGATGTTTCCAAGGATTTAGCTGTGTTAAAAGTAGATGGAGTACAGAGCCTGCCAGCCGTTACGATTGGGAATTCTGATAAGGTTAAAACAGGTGATAAAGTTTTTGCACTAGGAAGCCCACTGGGCAAACAAAATAGTATTACAGAAGGAATCGTCAGCAATATTACAACCACAAAAAGTGGATTCAAGTATTTGGTATTTACTGCTCCTATCAGCCATGGAAATAGTGGAGGGGCTTTGATCAACTCGTACGGAGAATTAATCGGGATTAATGAGGCTACTTTTACAGACGGCCAAAATATGAATGTGGCGATTCCGGTTAATTATTATACAAAAATGAATCTTTCCCATCCGAAAACGATCCTGCAGGTAAATCATGAAGTTTATGTAGCAGTTGAAGGAGTTGGGAATACAAACGAAACGGAAGATAATGATGACTTTGATACAGCAAATGAAGTCACTTTCGCTGAAGGCGGACTTTCGGGCGCTTTAAAAGATGCAAATGATTTCGATGTTTTTTATTTCCTTGTCACTTCTAATTCGACGATTGAACTAAGTGGTGCTACCATCGATGCAGCACTTAGCAAAGATTTTGGCTTTAGTATCTTCGATGAAGATGGAGAGGAAATAGAGTATGCTGACCCAGAGTATCAGGCTGAAACAGGCAAGTATGTTTGCAAATTAAAGCAAGAGCTTGCACCTGGCTACTACCATATCGGCATCTATGCAATAGACGACACGACACTTCCTTACAGTAATTCAGCCTACAGCGTGGAATATAAGATTACAAAAAAATAAAAAAGTGACAGGCACCTTCCAGTTTGCTGGAAGGTGCCTGTCACTTATAAAGCAAAGAAGAGGGCTTGTCTTTGTTGGGATCGTTGGTTTTATACCAAAATTGAATGGTACCGTCCGCAAGCTCGGTATATTCAATGTCAGCTTCATTAAATGCCCGCTTAAGGCTGTCTCTTTCCAGCTCTTGCTTCACTTTAAGTTCATTTATATAGGATTGAAATTCATTTCTGTCGTAGGTGCTCGAACTTCTTGTGACATCTAAATAAGTTAGAATAACAAGCCGCTGTTCCATATCTGCCAGGAAAGCTTCCTTGTGTTCCTTGAATTCGGAGGGGGCATTCAACTGGATGGAGTTATTCATCAAATCTTTTACTGTGTCCCGTGCCTGCCGAATATTATTTGTATTTTGGAAAGTGGGATTATTTAGCGAACTGACTATAGTATTAACAATCTGACTGCTTTTTTGAGTGTACTCCATGTTCTTTTCCAGATATGAAACTATTTTTGCATGTTTATAAACAATATAATCGTTATATAAACTTTTAGGTATGTTAAAAAAGATGGATAGGAATAGGATGATGCCAATGATACTAAAAGTTGTCTTTGGTTTTAGCCTGCGTTTCCTGTTAAATGGGGAATCATCCCGTTCCTCCAGCTTCCGTTTAATAGGCGCATAAATGCTATCATCCGGGTTATATTGCCCGTTCATCTGCAATTCTTTCATTTGTCTCCTGAATTTTTTTTGAGCGGGGGTCAGCATAAGGATCCTCCAATAGAATAGAATGGGTTCTTTCAATAGGAATATTTACCCAAATTCTATTTTACTATAAAAATCCAAAATGTGACAAAAAACCACAAAAAAAAGGAGTGACAGGCACCTTCCAGTTTCCTGGATGGTGCCTGTCACCCTGCTTCTTCTCTATCAATCTGTTTGATCATTTCGATAAAGGG encodes:
- a CDS encoding competence protein ComK, giving the protein MIILDNYIINEETVLLTGEYDDFGNLWTRVIEGKKTFLVRMPPIQLINKTLLRLGSNFQAARQSSKDLLGEIHMYPIKINATLGIWLFPTKSFNKPDCVWFSLIHIGKTRAVGIRKTEIMLSYGHSFCLGMRENAFNNKRHKAQELRELISRNLRSPLIFYVEPRKGFRIIEGQGRIKKYRIKE
- a CDS encoding transposase — protein: MARKRREWVPYAYHHIYSRGNNRQDLFCDETDMQEAFRLLTMIHKVTPISISAYCIMTNHYHFLLKSEHVSISKIMAAFNRRYTDYFNRKYEHVGHVFQHRFNSDPIPFTLELLRASRYIHRNPIATEPPMVARMEDYPYSSYMYYKKSITPPFPFLNLQVLSSSTSIIAAEASRLSYCRYVEEEE
- a CDS encoding 5-bromo-4-chloroindolyl phosphate hydrolysis family protein — its product is MNPFFSLIVRTFVAIPVTAIVWLFSFFAFDQPFFLASAFGIGGGIVVWWILSVITKVRFLKKNRLTGKEYRYIKKNLDEAKKKIKRLNKTLFSLRQLSSLKVRIDLLRMVKKIYNMTKKEPKRFYEAEPFYFSHLDSVLELTEKYVFLSSQPKKNREIDQSLYETRQLLEELTRTVESDLYQVVSADVEHLNFEIDVAKRTIKTQKDSKFIDHNRRLK
- a CDS encoding toxic anion resistance protein is translated as MSEKNADLFNSTGNVMDDILANPFGENPSMELHEVKQPNTSKPTRLIDVIPEENKAKAYQLAEQIDPKNHQAMISYGTQAQEKLLSFSHTMLEHVQKKDIGEVGEIIGDLMKRLNEMSPDELRAEKPSFFARMFGKLSGSVQEILSKYQKTGAQIDRISVKLDRSKNVLLSDISMLEKLYEHNKEYFHALNVYIAAGELKLDELHEKTIPALRKGAEESGDQMKFQEVNDMVQFADRLDKRLYDLKLSREITIQSAPQIRLIQNTNQALVEKIQSSIMTAIPLWKNQVAIALTLIRQRHAVEAQKQVSKTTNDLLLKNAEMLKTNTIEAARENERGLVDIETLKKTQESLISTLEETLRIQEDGRNKRRQAEHELASMEQELRQKLLEIKK
- a CDS encoding trypsin-like peptidase domain-containing protein is translated as MKKFNFAILIVFILSAVMNFGSNTVFAATQTIKMLEPKVTILTGASKTLKLKVTNVDLKKVKWKSSAPAVVSVDSKGTIKGVTKGTSNVTAYVPSTKITATAIITVNQKPLDAKAAFAKINPSVVYIEALDKDKKSISSGSGVIVRKDGVIATNFHVIADVTEIYSVNIRLANGKVYNTTKVLGYDVSKDLAVLKVDGVQSLPAVTIGNSDKVKTGDKVFALGSPLGKQNSITEGIVSNITTTKSGFKYLVFTAPISHGNSGGALINSYGELIGINEATFTDGQNMNVAIPVNYYTKMNLSHPKTILQVNHEVYVAVEGVGNTNETEDNDDFDTANEVTFAEGGLSGALKDANDFDVFYFLVTSNSTIELSGATIDAALSKDFGFSIFDEDGEEIEYADPEYQAETGKYVCKLKQELAPGYYHIGIYAIDDTTLPYSNSAYSVEYKITKK